A single candidate division SR1 bacterium Aalborg_AAW-1 DNA region contains:
- the ftsE gene encoding Cell division ATP-binding protein FtsE, with amino-acid sequence MQSSPRQPHDLLLHAKDLTWGYHGSPSMVFFKFNFGLYKHDFCVITGKSGSGKTTLAKLLTGQYPVAKKMLFHRQEDMSRFSVNEVQALRRKIGIIFQDYKLIPRKTVRENIALPLGLIGMPLTLKNQTIDHVLKVVGLTNHAEMRADKLSGGEQQLVAIARAIVHKPEFIIADEPTGNLDPETSRKIADLLIQLNDMGHTIMFITHDESLKEYIKSKTKISEYTIG; translated from the coding sequence ATGCAATCATCACCTCGTCAACCTCATGATCTTCTCCTTCATGCTAAAGACCTAACTTGGGGTTATCATGGTTCTCCTTCTATGGTATTTTTTAAATTTAATTTTGGCTTGTATAAACATGATTTCTGTGTCATTACTGGTAAATCAGGATCAGGAAAGACTACTCTAGCGAAATTGCTCACAGGTCAGTATCCTGTCGCTAAAAAAATGCTTTTTCATAGACAAGAAGATATGTCGAGATTTTCAGTTAACGAAGTGCAAGCGCTTAGACGTAAAATTGGTATTATCTTCCAAGATTATAAACTTATACCACGAAAAACAGTCAGAGAGAATATTGCTTTACCTCTTGGGCTGATTGGTATGCCTTTGACGCTCAAAAATCAAACTATTGATCATGTCCTTAAAGTAGTCGGTTTGACAAACCACGCTGAGATGAGAGCTGATAAATTGAGTGGTGGAGAGCAACAACTCGTTGCTATTGCGAGAGCTATCGTTCATAAACCAGAATTCATTATTGCTGATGAGCCAACAGGGAATCTGGATCCTGAAACAAGTCGTAAAATAGCTGATCTCCTTATTCAATTGAATGATATGGGTCATACGATTATGTTTATTACTCATGATGAATCGTTAAAAGAGTATATCAAAAGTAAAACCAAGATTTCTGAATATACGATAGGATAA
- the pheS gene encoding Phenylalanine--tRNA ligase alpha subunit: protein MNISELINNIESARNLQELEESFEVTLGKKGRLSAQYSTLKNLSPEDKKKVGGELAQAKQQLSDTYEAKLDVLKSEYITTQLEQDIVDITTPHPTQHKGSYSLLTYTRRKIEEICQNMGFHIEYGHDMVTKFENFISLNIPLTHPATEMHDTFFLEDRDETGENYVLRTHTTAMDNDMIKAFGVPCKIIVPSKVYRYEATDASHDTTFYQLEGMVIDKNMSIAHFKDFIQRLLSAILETEITVRMRPGYFPFVEPGFEIDASCPICHGDGCSLCKKTGWIEIMGAGMLHPRVLEQADINPKAYSGFAFGMGINRLVAVKYRIKDIRLFTNGDLRFSRSFDQPL, encoded by the coding sequence ATGAATATCTCCGAACTCATCAACAACATAGAATCTGCAAGAAATCTACAAGAACTAGAAGAGTCTTTCGAGGTTACACTTGGTAAAAAAGGACGACTTTCCGCTCAATACAGTACTCTCAAAAATCTCTCACCAGAAGATAAGAAAAAAGTGGGAGGAGAACTTGCTCAAGCAAAACAACAACTTTCTGACACGTATGAAGCTAAACTCGATGTGTTGAAGTCAGAATATATCACTACACAACTAGAACAAGATATTGTCGATATTACCACTCCACATCCTACACAACATAAATGATCATATTCACTTCTGACCTACACTCGTAGAAAGATCGAGGAAATCTGTCAGAATATGGGTTTTCATATAGAGTATGGACATGATATGGTTACCAAATTTGAAAATTTCATTTCTCTGAATATTCCTCTTACTCATCCAGCCACAGAAATGCATGATACCTTTTTCCTAGAAGATAGAGATGAAACGGGAGAAAACTATGTATTGAGAACACACACTACAGCGATGGATAATGATATGATCAAAGCATTCTGAGTTCCTTGTAAGATTATCGTACCATCGAAAGTATATAGATATGAAGCAACAGACGCTTCTCATGACACGACCTTTTATCAATTAGAAGGTATGGTGATTGATAAAAATATGAGTATTGCACATTTTAAAGATTTTATTCAAAGGTTACTCAGTGCCATCCTAGAAACGGAAATTACTGTACGTATGAGACCTGGATATTTTCCTTTCGTAGAGCCATGATTTGAGATTGATGCATCATGTCCTATTTGTCATGGTGATGGATGTTCATTATGTAAAAAAACTGGTTGGATAGAAATCATGGGAGCTGGAATGCTTCATCCAAGAGTATTAGAACAAGCCGATATCAATCCTAAAGCATATAGCGGATTTGCATTTGGAATGGGGATCAATAGACTTGTTGCTGTCAAGTATCGCATCAAAGATATTAGACTGTTTACGAACGGTGATCTCAGATTCAGTAGATCGTTTGATCAACCTTTATAA
- a CDS encoding Bacterial extracellular solute-binding proteins, family 5 Middle — MANLPRLPRWNKIFFVILSIFLLTRGIVSAIFGYKYITFSSIKEVNKGGTFVEAITDPISYLPYRGDPEKNQFYQTLLFPGCEGGLSGALCDIQTQDNKVYRVRILPDLEWSDGTPFTLDDVIFSYQDIIVSNFWDQPYLSKYQDIVLSVSEDEPDVLLITFPTATVENRTFFRFPIIPLHIIQEYTLAQYVTDFALNPVTVGCTTLQHSKDEDSIIFNVSSCPQTNINYYQIKSFNSLEDLQKSITKRKPIVGFYYGNTESDSYRLLEIKDNNYMSMFFNTKSTKLTPRIQRSIGGFINYHLWQREHTGYLGKYEGLFNNYLTTGSNLISYIEEKNPYLTYDKSLLEQGGVKSLPNIFTIDWAKRKYAFYLNSTTAQEYSFTIETPDPVNNIKGVSNKSVRNLDIKSENENKKHTITFTIGADQQVQEGLNTFTLNGTVLGKSQEIASIDLYFLGRTSTQTGDNSINKIKIITLDNKISNYIRVQLQDIFEDNNVQHLFEFVVYNNQEKFLEAINIKDYDIVLTSMQINGLNDIYRILSSNNLQINPSAYINPVLNQFLLDNNREQSRNIIGADMPFFVVGQLMKPYRLRNDIELPYTGDYTESSLRDIILKNISLVSHNNIKASTLLNKENFLNFLATQKDITSQQVIDNDQFEDVASLPDETEEVLSTRQIE; from the coding sequence ATGGCTAATCTTCCCAGGTTACCTCGTTGGAATAAGATTTTTTTTGTTATATTAAGTATATTCTTACTTACTCGATGAATAGTAAGTGCGATTTTTTGATACAAATATATTACGTTTTCATCAATCAAAGAAGTGAATAAATGATGAACATTTGTCGAAGCTATTACAGATCCTATATCTTATCTTCCTTATCGATGAGATCCAGAAAAAAATCAATTCTATCAAACACTTCTCTTTCCATGATGTGAAGGTTGATTATCATGAGCATTATGTGACATTCAGACACAAGACAATAAAGTATATCGTGTTCGTATACTACCAGATCTTGAATGGTCTGACGGTACTCCCTTTACGTTAGATGATGTCATATTTTCTTATCAAGACATTATTGTAAGTAATTTTTGGGATCAACCTTATTTGAGCAAGTACCAAGATATCGTTCTGTCAGTAAGTGAAGATGAACCAGACGTATTACTCATTACTTTTCCCACAGCTACGGTAGAGAATAGAACATTTTTCCGTTTCCCTATTATACCTCTTCATATTATACAAGAATATACACTAGCTCAATATGTAACAGATTTTGCACTCAATCCTGTGACGGTATGATGTACAACATTACAACATAGTAAAGACGAAGATAGTATCATTTTTAATGTAAGCAGTTGTCCACAAACCAATATTAATTATTACCAGATTAAATCATTTAACTCTCTTGAAGATCTTCAAAAAAGCATTACTAAACGTAAACCTATTGTATGATTTTATTATGGGAATACAGAATCTGATTCCTATCGTCTCTTAGAAATAAAAGACAACAACTATATGTCCATGTTTTTCAATACAAAATCTACGAAACTTACTCCAAGAATACAAAGATCTATTGGTGGTTTTATTAATTACCATCTATGGCAAAGAGAACATACAGGATATTTGTGAAAGTATGAATGACTCTTTAATAATTATCTTACAACAGGATCCAATCTCATTTCCTATATCGAAGAAAAAAATCCTTATCTGACCTATGATAAATCTCTCCTTGAACAATGAGGTGTAAAATCATTACCCAACATTTTCACCATAGATTGGGCAAAAAGAAAATATGCATTCTATCTTAATTCGACAACTGCTCAAGAATATAGCTTCACTATAGAAACTCCAGACCCTGTGAATAATATCAAAGGGGTCTCGAACAAATCTGTGCGTAATCTTGATATCAAATCAGAAAATGAAAACAAAAAACACACGATTACGTTCACTATAGGAGCTGATCAACAAGTTCAAGAATGACTCAATACCTTTACTCTAAATGGAACTGTTCTCGGTAAATCACAAGAGATTGCAAGTATTGATCTCTATTTTCTCTGAAGAACATCAACACAAACCTGAGACAATTCAATCAATAAAATTAAAATTATTACCCTTGATAATAAAATCTCTAACTATATCAGGGTACAGCTACAAGATATTTTTGAAGACAATAATGTACAACATCTCTTTGAATTTGTAGTATATAATAATCAAGAAAAATTCTTAGAAGCCATAAATATTAAAGATTATGATATTGTACTAACCAGCATGCAAATCAACTGATTAAATGACATCTATCGTATACTTTCTTCAAATAATTTACAAATCAATCCTTCTGCATATATCAATCCCGTACTCAACCAATTCCTTCTTGATAACAACAGAGAACAATCTCGTAATATTATAGGAGCTGATATGCCGTTCTTCGTAGTAGGTCAGCTTATGAAACCATATCGACTACGTAATGATATTGAATTACCTTATACAGGCGATTATACAGAATCAAGCCTAAGAGATATTATACTCAAAAACATTAGTCTTGTATCTCATAACAATATCAAAGCAAGTACTTTACTGAACAAAGAAAATTTCCTTAACTTCTTAGCAACACAGAAAGACATTACATCTCAACAAGTAATCGATAATGATCAATTTGAAGATGTTGCATCTCTACCAGATGAAACTGAAGAAGTGCTTTCAACAAGACAAATAGAATAA
- a CDS encoding Peptidase family M50, producing the protein MLQNLFTLDTLFLALIFIVSISLHEYAHAWMANRLGDPTPRNQGRLTPNPIAHIDPVGFILIFLIGFGWGRAVQYNPHYLKNPLWDELKIALAGPAMNILLSIGAIIILIIYQLIAGAGQDLVTAFWMQFAFMNIALAVFNMIPIPPLDGYRVIKVFAPRLMTQVEQYGQYIILGFALLFIRGPGSGLLQSYISNVSGLIFGLLYGLLSLPLQFFI; encoded by the coding sequence ATGTTACAAAATTTATTTACTCTTGATACACTCTTTCTTGCTCTTATATTCATCGTTAGCATCTCTCTTCATGAATATGCTCATGCATGGATGGCCAATAGATTATGAGATCCAACACCTCGCAATCAAGGAAGACTTACACCAAACCCAATTGCACATATTGACCCAGTCTGATTTATTCTTATTTTTCTTATCTGATTTGGTTGGGGTAGGGCAGTACAATACAACCCCCATTATCTCAAGAATCCTCTTTGGGATGAGTTAAAAATAGCTCTTGCCTGACCAGCTATGAATATTCTTCTTAGTATTGGCGCTATCATTATTTTGATCATCTATCAACTTATTGCAGGAGCAGGACAAGATCTCGTTACAGCATTCTGGATGCAATTTGCATTTATGAATATTGCATTAGCAGTATTTAATATGATTCCAATTCCTCCACTAGATGGTTATAGAGTGATCAAAGTATTTGCACCTCGTTTGATGACTCAAGTAGAACAATATGGTCAGTATATAATTCTATGATTTGCGTTATTATTTATTCGATGACCAGGATCAGGACTCTTACAAAGTTATATTAGCAATGTATCATGATTGATATTTGGATTATTATATGGATTGCTTTCTCTCCCATTACAATTTTTTATATAA
- the truB gene encoding tRNA pseudouridine synthase B, producing MLLLIHKPSGITSHDAISAVKKYLRQPARDALTEQEKSAGIKPPKIKIGHAGTLDPLASGLMIAATDKDTKLLHSLTGSDKTYETTIDFSQRSDTRDLDYRKLLEPIDPSMYEDIPPLSQIEEILDTLIGTPSLPLTPFSAKKFEGKKLYEYAREGKPIFLTIPMTIYGYKVLDYQFPLLKLKLHVGSGTYIRSIGHWLGTQIGGDAILISLKRISIGDHSLDFFEQKTIHIAQWDDKKIEYVILGDII from the coding sequence ATGCTCCTTCTTATCCATAAACCATCAGGCATTACCTCTCACGATGCTATATCAGCAGTAAAAAAATATCTTAGACAACCAGCTCGAGATGCGCTAACTGAACAAGAAAAATCTGCAGGTATCAAACCACCAAAGATCAAAATCTGACATGCGGGGACTCTCGATCCACTAGCATCAGGTCTTATGATTGCTGCGACTGATAAGGATACAAAACTCCTTCACTCGCTGACTGGTTCTGATAAGACATATGAGACGACGATCGATTTTTCACAACGTAGTGATACGCGAGATCTTGATTATCGAAAACTCCTAGAGCCTATCGATCCCTCCATGTATGAGGATATTCCTCCACTTAGTCAGATTGAAGAAATTTTGGATACCCTTATTGGTACTCCAAGTTTACCACTGACACCGTTTTCTGCTAAGAAGTTTGAAGGTAAGAAACTCTACGAATATGCAAGGGAGTGAAAACCAATCTTTTTGACTATCCCCATGACCATCTACGGATACAAAGTGCTCGACTATCAGTTTCCTCTGTTAAAACTCAAACTTCATGTTGGATCAGGGACCTATATTAGATCAATATGACATTGGCTTGGTACTCAGATAGGATGAGATGCAATTTTAATCTCACTGAAAAGAATCTCTATCGGAGACCATTCTTTAGATTTTTTCGAACAAAAAACCATCCACATAGCACAGTGGGATGATAAAAAAATAGAATATGTTATATTAGGTGATATTATATAA
- the ung gene encoding Uracil-DNA glycosylase has translation MTQEKKSGKIIYPSGAHIFKAFDLTPWDELKVVILGQDPYHGPGQAMGLSFSVPDGVALPPSLRNIYKELHDEGFENYQLGSPLIKNNTISGDLTRRAEQGVLLLNSILTVRAGEAASHSKIGRQHFTDAVIKTISEQKTGVVFLLRGAYAQSKKALIDTHKHTILETVHPSPLSAHRGWFGCNHFTLTNEYLASVGKESIIR, from the coding sequence TTGACACAAGAAAAAAAATCTGGAAAAATCATCTATCCATCAGGAGCACATATCTTCAAAGCATTTGATCTGACCCCATGGGATGAGCTCAAAGTAGTAATTCTCGGACAAGATCCCTATCATGGTCCAGGCCAAGCGATGGGATTGTCATTCTCTGTGCCCGATGGAGTAGCTTTACCACCGAGCTTGAGAAATATCTACAAAGAACTTCACGATGAATGATTTGAAAATTACCAATTATGATCACCACTTATCAAGAATAATACAATATCCTGAGATCTCACGAGACGAGCAGAGCAGTGAGTATTGCTTCTTAATAGTATCCTGACCGTGAGAGCAGGAGAAGCCGCCTCTCATAGCAAGATCTGACGACAACATTTTACTGATGCTGTCATAAAAACTATATCTGAACAGAAAACATGAGTTGTTTTTCTTCTCCGAGGAGCATATGCACAAAGTAAGAAAGCACTGATAGACACACATAAACATACTATATTAGAAACTGTTCACCCTTCACCTCTTTCTGCTCATCGTTGATGGTTTGGATGTAATCATTTCACATTAACTAATGAATATCTTGCATCAGTAGGGAAAGAGAGTATTATACGATAA
- the dnaG gene encoding DNA primase, with the protein MEIERIDYGDAVRSLAEQERIDISDFESKRQASPEYKTEKEKSKRMTKLAQEFFVGQLESKEGVFALSYLKKERGLSDQLVKELGLGYAPGQSQVFFSYFQKHGFSLEDLATIGLAKQGQHEMYAFFRDRLIVPIRDQLGNTIAFGARALQPGQEPKYLNSPESIMYDKSKVLYGLDHLKKGVKDHQAIIVVEGYFDVIALQVAGLNIGVATCGTSLTDAHVATLQRYHDHLYFLFDNDSAGIQATLRGLAIAYGQGLYPKIISLADKGVKDIDELIRNNDQSQEQVKELIQQAKDGFVWASEYYLSMFDVTTPVDRKKIMQGLFDLVHAAKTMSTQNLFLEQIAQSLRMDYALVMSQYRQYIKTEKRLFRPNKGSQIAENPESQQARIDQKLFILGALLYDDFWMSLQIDPAWIDTIQQILHLTGTSLESYIDQLPVRQIRREKEIANLGDNTGDKNTPFAKQIIVPYIHSLQKSAFKYLNSEQKQQLLQLSGKLR; encoded by the coding sequence TCGATATCAGTGATTTTGAAAGTAAGCGACAAGCTTCTCCAGAATATAAAACAGAGAAAGAGAAGTCAAAAAGAATGACCAAATTAGCACAAGAATTTTTTGTCTGACAACTTGAAAGTAAGGAGTGAGTATTTGCGTTGTCGTATCTTAAGAAAGAACGTTGATTGTCCGATCAACTCGTCAAAGAATTGTGATTGGGATATGCACCTGGTCAGAGTCAGGTTTTCTTTTCTTATTTTCAAAAACATGGATTTTCACTTGAAGATTTGGCTACGATTGGTTTAGCAAAACAAGGACAACATGAGATGTACGCATTTTTTCGTGATCGTTTGATTGTGCCTATTAGAGATCAGTTGGGGAATACTATTGCTTTTGGAGCAAGAGCACTGCAACCAGGACAAGAGCCTAAATATCTCAATAGCCCAGAAAGTATCATGTATGATAAATCGAAAGTGTTGTATGGACTCGATCACTTGAAAAAAGGAGTAAAAGATCATCAAGCTATTATTGTAGTAGAATGATATTTTGATGTAATTGCACTCCAAGTAGCAGGATTGAATATTGGAGTGGCAACGTGTGGTACTTCATTGACTGATGCTCATGTTGCGACATTACAAAGATATCATGATCATCTCTATTTTCTCTTTGATAATGATAGTGCAGGTATACAGGCTACACTCAGAGGATTAGCTATCGCATATGGGCAGGGACTCTATCCAAAGATTATTTCTCTTGCGGATAAAGGAGTAAAAGATATCGATGAACTTATTCGCAATAATGACCAATCACAAGAACAGGTCAAAGAACTGATACAGCAAGCGAAAGATGGATTTGTATGGGCAAGTGAATACTATCTGTCAATGTTTGATGTAACGACACCAGTAGATAGAAAAAAGATTATGCAATGACTGTTTGATCTGGTACATGCTGCCAAGACGATGAGTACCCAAAACCTTTTTTTGGAACAGATTGCACAGAGTTTGCGTATGGATTATGCACTCGTGATGTCACAGTATCGTCAGTATATTAAAACTGAAAAAAGACTCTTCAGACCAAATAAATGATCACAAATTGCGGAAAATCCTGAAAGTCAGCAAGCACGTATTGACCAAAAATTATTCATTCTCGGAGCACTGCTCTATGATGATTTTTGGATGAGTCTACAGATTGATCCAGCATGGATAGATACTATACAACAAATTTTACATCTCACTGGAACATCACTAGAATCATATATTGACCAGTTGCCAGTACGACAAATACGACGAGAGAAAGAAATAGCTAATTTAGGTGATAACACAGGAGATAAGAACACACCTTTTGCGAAACAAATTATTGTACCTTATATTCATAGTTTACAAAAAAGTGCATTCAAATATCTCAATTCGGAACAGAAACAACAATTATTACAATTGAGTGGGAAATTAAGGTAA